In the Streptomyces formicae genome, one interval contains:
- a CDS encoding SGM_5486 family transporter-associated protein: protein MPVLDPNPQNGQKKFLIVLGAMLAITVIIGIVASVASP from the coding sequence ATGCCCGTCCTCGACCCGAACCCCCAGAACGGCCAGAAGAAGTTCCTCATCGTGCTCGGCGCGATGCTGGCCATCACCGTGATCATCGGCATCGTCGCGTCCGTCGCCTCACCGTGA
- a CDS encoding CynX/NimT family MFS transporter has translation MASEETETMTPTDTPPIRTGATEKQAPTRAWGTRLVIVGIVLAAMNLRPAITSLGALLEEVRDGLGMSGTLAGLLTSVPPLCFAFFGVMAPRLARRFGPSAVVCVGMAAIATGLVIRPFIGGTAGFLAATALALMGIAVSNVLMPVIVKRWFPDRVGSMTGLYSMALALGTSLAAAVTVPMTDALGGRWQTGLAVWAVLAAVAVLPWIPLVRDRGAAAAAAPEHISKTVQREDAELRITHSRTAWALAVFFGLQATAAYITMGWMPQIFRDAGVPAGEAGVLLAVTMAMGVPLAFVIPRVATRLPNQGPVVVVLGACGLAGYAGLYLAPAGGAWAWALLLGISNCSFPLALTMVGMRAKSSVGVAKLSAFAQSTGYLISIPGPLLIGVLNQHSGGWSLPIALMAGLMVPQIVVGTLAGRNRTVEDEVEAKAAAAARVAA, from the coding sequence ATGGCTAGTGAGGAAACCGAGACGATGACACCGACAGACACACCCCCCATACGGACCGGCGCCACGGAGAAACAAGCCCCCACGCGCGCGTGGGGCACGCGGCTCGTCATCGTCGGCATCGTCCTCGCCGCCATGAACCTGCGCCCCGCGATCACCAGCCTCGGCGCCCTCCTCGAAGAGGTGCGCGACGGCCTCGGCATGAGCGGCACCCTCGCGGGCCTGCTCACCTCCGTACCGCCGCTCTGCTTCGCGTTCTTCGGTGTGATGGCTCCGAGGCTCGCCCGGCGCTTCGGCCCGAGCGCGGTGGTCTGCGTCGGCATGGCGGCCATCGCCACCGGCCTGGTGATCAGGCCCTTCATCGGCGGCACCGCGGGCTTCCTGGCCGCCACCGCCCTCGCCCTCATGGGCATCGCGGTCAGCAACGTCCTGATGCCGGTGATCGTCAAGCGCTGGTTCCCCGACCGGGTCGGCTCGATGACCGGCCTGTACTCGATGGCGCTCGCGCTCGGCACGTCCCTGGCGGCGGCCGTCACCGTGCCCATGACCGACGCCCTCGGAGGCCGCTGGCAGACCGGCCTCGCCGTCTGGGCGGTCCTCGCCGCCGTCGCCGTCCTGCCGTGGATCCCGCTCGTCCGCGACCGGGGCGCCGCCGCCGCGGCCGCTCCGGAGCACATCAGCAAGACCGTCCAGCGCGAGGACGCCGAGCTGCGCATCACCCACAGCCGTACGGCCTGGGCGCTGGCCGTCTTCTTCGGGCTCCAGGCCACCGCCGCGTACATCACGATGGGCTGGATGCCGCAGATCTTCCGCGACGCGGGCGTGCCCGCGGGTGAGGCGGGCGTGCTGCTCGCCGTCACCATGGCGATGGGCGTCCCGCTGGCCTTCGTCATCCCCCGGGTCGCCACGCGCCTGCCCAATCAGGGCCCGGTCGTGGTCGTCCTCGGCGCGTGCGGCCTCGCCGGATACGCGGGCCTCTACCTCGCGCCCGCCGGTGGCGCCTGGGCGTGGGCCCTGCTGCTCGGCATCTCCAACTGTTCCTTCCCGCTCGCCCTCACCATGGTCGGGATGCGCGCCAAGAGCAGCGTGGGCGTGGCGAAGCTGTCCGCCTTCGCGCAGAGCACCGGCTATCTGATCTCGATCCCGGGCCCGCTCCTGATCGGCGTGCTCAACCAGCACAGCGGCGGCTGGAGCCTCCCGATCGCGCTCATGGCGGGCCTGATGGTGCCGCAGATCGTGGTCGGCACCCTGGCGGGCCGCAACCGCACCGTCGAGGACGAGGTCGAGGCGAAGGCCGCCGCGGCGGCGCGCGTCGCCGCCTGA
- a CDS encoding FadR/GntR family transcriptional regulator codes for MPLTTPRRSALSEQVISELRNQISSGEWPVGSRIPTEPELVEQLGVARNTVREAVRALAHNGLLDIRQGSGTYVVATSELAGVMQRRFADAEPRHIAELRSTLESSAAKLAAQRRTERDLKQLDALLARREEVWASGDTEAFVTADATFHMAVVAASHNDVMTALYADLGEVLRDWLREDIGTELTPETHMDHTRLVEAIRAQDAEAAETEAAGYPFLCRPVTG; via the coding sequence ATGCCGCTGACCACCCCTCGCCGTTCGGCACTCTCCGAACAGGTCATCTCCGAGCTGCGCAACCAGATCTCGTCGGGCGAATGGCCGGTCGGCTCCCGCATCCCCACCGAACCCGAGCTCGTCGAGCAGCTGGGAGTGGCGAGGAACACGGTCAGGGAGGCCGTGCGCGCCCTCGCGCACAACGGGCTGCTCGACATCCGGCAGGGCTCGGGCACCTACGTCGTGGCGACCAGCGAGCTGGCGGGCGTCATGCAGCGCAGGTTCGCCGACGCCGAGCCCCGGCACATCGCGGAGCTGCGCAGCACGCTGGAGTCGAGCGCGGCGAAGCTGGCCGCCCAGCGGCGCACGGAGCGCGACCTCAAGCAGCTCGACGCCCTCCTCGCCCGGCGCGAGGAGGTCTGGGCCTCGGGGGACACGGAAGCCTTCGTGACGGCCGACGCGACGTTCCACATGGCCGTGGTGGCGGCCTCCCACAACGACGTGATGACGGCGCTCTACGCGGACCTCGGCGAGGTCCTGCGCGACTGGCTGCGCGAGGACATCGGCACGGAGCTGACCCCCGAGACGCACATGGACCACACCCGGCTCGTCGAGGCGATCCGCGCGCAGGACGCGGAGGCGGCGGAGACCGAGGCCGCGGGCTATCCGTTCCTGTGCCGCCCGGTCACCGGCTGA
- the fabI gene encoding enoyl-ACP reductase FabI, with the protein MSGILDGKRILVTGVLTEASIAFHAAKVAQEQGAEVILTAFPRPTLTERIAKKLPEPAKVIELDVTNQEHLDRLAGVVKDELGGLDGIVHSIGFAPQGAFNFLEASFEDVSTAMHVSAFSLKSLTMACRPLFEDGASVVGLTFDAQYAWPKYDWMGPAKAALEATSRYLARDLGKENVRCNLISAGPLGSMAAKSIPGFGELADVWNTRSPLNWDMADPEPAGRGIVALLSDFFPKTTGEIIHVDGGVHMMGA; encoded by the coding sequence ATGAGCGGAATTCTCGACGGCAAGCGCATCCTCGTCACCGGCGTGCTGACGGAGGCGTCCATCGCCTTCCACGCGGCCAAGGTCGCGCAGGAGCAGGGCGCCGAGGTCATCCTGACCGCCTTCCCGCGGCCCACGCTCACCGAGCGCATCGCCAAGAAGCTCCCCGAGCCCGCCAAGGTCATCGAGCTCGACGTGACCAACCAGGAGCACCTCGACCGCCTCGCGGGCGTCGTCAAGGACGAGCTCGGCGGCCTCGACGGCATCGTGCACTCCATCGGATTCGCTCCGCAGGGCGCCTTCAACTTCCTGGAGGCGAGCTTCGAGGACGTCTCGACGGCGATGCACGTCTCGGCGTTCTCCCTGAAGTCGCTCACCATGGCCTGCCGCCCGCTGTTCGAGGACGGCGCCTCGGTCGTCGGCCTCACCTTCGACGCGCAGTACGCCTGGCCCAAGTACGACTGGATGGGCCCGGCCAAGGCCGCCCTCGAGGCCACCAGCCGCTACCTCGCCCGCGATCTGGGCAAGGAGAACGTCCGCTGCAACCTGATCTCCGCGGGCCCCCTCGGCTCCATGGCGGCCAAGTCCATCCCGGGCTTCGGTGAGCTCGCGGACGTCTGGAACACCCGCTCCCCGCTGAACTGGGACATGGCCGACCCGGAGCCCGCGGGCCGCGGCATCGTCGCGCTGCTCTCGGACTTCTTCCCGAAGACCACGGGCGAGATCATCCACGTCGACGGCGGCGTCCACATGATGGGTGCCTGA
- the fabG gene encoding 3-oxoacyl-[acyl-carrier-protein] reductase, with amino-acid sequence MSRSVLVTGGNRGIGLAIARAFAEAGDKVAITCRSGEPPQQLAELGVLAVKCDITDAEQVETAYKEIEEKHGPVEVLVANAGITKDQLLMRMTEEDFTSVLETNLTGTFRVVKRANRGMLRARKGRVVLISSVVGLLGSAGQANYAASKAGLVGFARSLARELGSRNLTFNVVAPGFVDTDMTQALTEEQRKGIVAQVPLGRYAQPDEIAAAVKFLASDDASYITGAVIPVDGGLGMGH; translated from the coding sequence TTGAGCCGCTCGGTTCTCGTCACCGGAGGAAACCGGGGCATCGGCCTCGCCATCGCCCGCGCCTTTGCCGAAGCCGGCGACAAGGTCGCGATCACCTGCCGTTCCGGCGAGCCGCCGCAGCAGCTCGCCGAGCTCGGCGTCCTCGCCGTCAAGTGCGACATCACCGACGCCGAGCAGGTGGAGACGGCCTACAAGGAGATCGAGGAGAAGCACGGTCCCGTCGAGGTGCTCGTGGCCAACGCGGGCATCACCAAGGACCAGCTCCTGATGCGCATGACCGAGGAGGACTTCACGTCCGTCCTCGAGACCAACCTCACCGGCACCTTCCGGGTCGTCAAGCGCGCCAACCGCGGCATGCTGCGCGCCAGGAAGGGCCGCGTCGTCCTGATCTCCTCCGTCGTCGGACTGCTCGGCTCCGCGGGACAGGCGAACTACGCCGCCTCCAAGGCGGGTCTGGTCGGCTTCGCGCGCTCGCTCGCCCGCGAGCTCGGGTCGCGCAACCTCACCTTCAACGTCGTCGCGCCCGGTTTTGTCGACACCGACATGACCCAGGCGCTCACGGAGGAGCAGCGCAAGGGCATCGTCGCCCAGGTGCCGCTCGGCCGCTACGCGCAGCCGGACGAGATCGCCGCGGCGGTCAAGTTCCTGGCGTCGGACGACGCTTCGTACATCACTGGTGCCGTCATCCCCGTTGACGGCGGATTGGGCATGGGTCACTGA
- a CDS encoding TldD/PmbA family protein — translation MPHTLDEAFTALPLRALADAALARARALGADHADFRLERVRSAAWRLRDAKPSGTSDTTDLGYAVRVVHGGTWGFASGVDLTMDAAARVASQAVAMAKLSAQVIKAAGSDERVELAAEPVHADKTWISSYEIDPFSVPDEEKAGLLADWSARLLAADGVAHVDASLLTVHENKFYADTAGTVTRQQRVRLHPQLTAVAVDESSGEFDSMRTIAPPVGRGWEYLTGTGWDWEGELAQIPEQLAEKMRAPSVRAGSYDLVVDPSNLWLTIHESIGHATELDRALGYEAAYAGTSFATFDQLGKLAYGSSIMNVTGDRTAEHGLATIGYDDEGVAAQSWDLVKDGTLVGYQLDRRIAKLTGFERSNGCAYADSPGHVPVQRMANVSLRPDPGGLSTEDLIAGVDRGIYVVGDRSWSIDMQRYNFQFTGQRFYKIENGRLAGQLRDVAYQASTTDFWGSMTSVGGPGTYVLGGAFNCGKAQPGQIAAVSHGCPSALFRGVNILNTTQEAGR, via the coding sequence GTGCCTCATACCCTCGATGAAGCCTTCACGGCGCTGCCGCTGCGGGCTCTCGCCGACGCCGCGCTCGCCCGCGCGCGTGCGCTCGGCGCCGACCACGCGGACTTCCGCCTGGAGCGGGTGCGCAGCGCGGCCTGGCGGCTGCGCGACGCCAAGCCGTCGGGCACCTCCGACACCACGGACCTGGGCTACGCGGTCCGCGTCGTGCACGGCGGCACCTGGGGGTTCGCCTCCGGTGTGGATCTGACGATGGACGCGGCGGCCCGGGTCGCCTCGCAGGCCGTGGCGATGGCGAAGCTGTCCGCGCAGGTCATCAAGGCCGCGGGGTCCGACGAGCGGGTGGAGCTCGCGGCCGAGCCGGTGCACGCGGACAAGACGTGGATCTCGTCGTACGAGATCGATCCCTTCTCCGTGCCGGACGAGGAGAAGGCGGGGCTGCTCGCCGACTGGAGCGCGCGGCTGCTCGCGGCCGACGGGGTCGCGCACGTCGACGCCTCGCTGCTCACCGTGCACGAGAACAAGTTCTACGCGGATACGGCGGGGACGGTGACCAGGCAGCAGCGGGTGCGGCTGCACCCGCAGCTGACCGCGGTGGCCGTCGACGAGTCGAGCGGCGAGTTCGACTCGATGCGCACGATCGCGCCGCCGGTCGGCCGCGGTTGGGAGTACCTGACGGGGACCGGCTGGGACTGGGAGGGCGAACTGGCCCAGATCCCGGAGCAGTTGGCCGAGAAGATGCGGGCGCCGAGCGTGCGGGCGGGCTCGTACGACCTGGTCGTCGACCCGTCGAACCTCTGGCTGACCATCCACGAGTCCATCGGCCACGCCACCGAGCTGGACCGCGCGCTCGGCTACGAGGCGGCGTACGCGGGGACCTCATTCGCCACCTTCGACCAGCTCGGCAAGCTCGCGTACGGCTCGTCGATCATGAACGTGACCGGCGACAGGACGGCCGAGCACGGGCTCGCCACCATCGGGTACGACGACGAGGGCGTGGCCGCCCAGTCCTGGGACCTGGTCAAGGACGGCACGCTCGTCGGCTACCAGCTGGACCGGCGCATCGCGAAGCTCACCGGCTTCGAGCGGTCCAACGGCTGCGCGTACGCCGACTCCCCCGGCCACGTGCCCGTGCAGCGCATGGCGAACGTCTCGCTGCGGCCGGACCCGGGCGGGCTCTCCACGGAGGACCTGATCGCTGGCGTGGACCGCGGGATCTATGTCGTGGGCGACCGGTCGTGGTCCATCGACATGCAGCGCTACAACTTCCAGTTCACCGGCCAGCGCTTCTACAAGATCGAGAACGGTCGGCTCGCCGGGCAGCTGCGCGATGTCGCCTACCAGGCGAGCACCACCGACTTCTGGGGTTCGATGACCTCGGTCGGCGGCCCGGGGACCTATGTGCTCGGGGGCGCCTTCAACTGCGGGAAGGCCCAGCCGGGCCAGATCGCCGCGGTCTCGCACGGCTGCCCGTCCGCCCTGTTCCGGGGCGTGAACATTCTGAACACCACGCAGGAGGCCGGTCGATGA
- a CDS encoding metallopeptidase TldD-related protein, which translates to MSRSATKPHEIVERALELSTADGCVVIADEESTANLRWAGNALTTNGVTRGRTLTVIATVDGKEGTASGVVTRAAVTADDLEPLVRAAEEAARGAGPAEDAQPLVTGTPASPDFTEAPAETTSAVFADFAPALGEAFARARAGGRELYGFANHEMVSSYLGTSTGLRLRHDQPNGTLELNAKSPDRTKSAWAGRATRDFKDVDPAALDLELAQRLDWARRRVDLPAGRYETLLPSTAVADLLIYQMWSSSARDAAEGRTVFSKPGGATRLGDRLAELPLTMRSDPHEPGLESAPFVLAHSSGGDSSVFDNGLPVGPTDWIREGELAHLATSRHSAALTGLPVAPAIDNLILDGGGDRSLDEMVAATERGLLLTCLWYIREVDPATLLLTGLTRDGVYLVENGEVVGEVNNFRFNESPVGLLGRATEAGRTEKTLPREWGDYFTRAAMPALRVPDFNMSSVSQGV; encoded by the coding sequence ATGAGCCGCAGCGCCACCAAGCCGCACGAGATCGTCGAGCGCGCACTCGAACTGTCCACCGCAGATGGCTGCGTGGTGATCGCCGACGAGGAGTCCACGGCGAACCTGCGCTGGGCGGGCAACGCCCTGACCACCAACGGCGTCACCCGGGGCCGCACCCTGACCGTCATCGCGACCGTCGACGGCAAGGAGGGCACCGCGTCTGGCGTCGTGACGCGCGCGGCCGTGACCGCCGACGACCTGGAGCCGCTGGTGCGGGCCGCCGAGGAGGCCGCGCGGGGCGCCGGGCCCGCCGAGGACGCGCAGCCCCTGGTGACCGGCACCCCCGCGTCCCCGGACTTCACGGAAGCCCCCGCGGAGACCACGTCCGCCGTCTTCGCGGACTTCGCGCCCGCGCTCGGCGAGGCGTTCGCCAGGGCCCGCGCGGGCGGCCGCGAGCTCTACGGCTTCGCGAACCACGAGATGGTGTCGAGCTACCTCGGTACGTCGACGGGCCTGCGCCTGCGGCACGACCAGCCCAACGGCACCCTCGAACTCAACGCCAAGTCGCCGGACCGCACCAAGTCGGCGTGGGCGGGGCGGGCGACGCGGGACTTCAAGGACGTCGACCCCGCGGCGCTCGACCTGGAGCTCGCGCAGCGCCTGGACTGGGCGCGGCGGCGCGTCGACCTGCCCGCGGGGCGGTACGAGACGCTACTGCCCTCCACGGCCGTCGCGGACCTGCTGATCTACCAGATGTGGTCCTCATCGGCCCGGGACGCCGCCGAGGGCCGCACGGTCTTCTCCAAGCCGGGCGGTGCCACGCGTCTTGGCGACCGGCTCGCCGAGCTGCCGCTGACCATGCGCAGCGACCCGCACGAGCCGGGCCTGGAGTCGGCGCCCTTCGTGCTCGCGCACTCCTCGGGCGGGGACTCCTCGGTCTTCGACAACGGACTGCCGGTCGGTCCCACCGACTGGATCCGCGAGGGTGAGCTGGCCCACCTCGCCACCAGCAGGCACAGCGCGGCGCTGACCGGCCTGCCGGTGGCCCCCGCCATCGACAACCTCATCCTCGACGGGGGCGGCGACCGCTCCCTGGACGAGATGGTCGCGGCCACGGAGCGCGGTCTCCTGCTGACCTGCCTCTGGTACATCCGCGAGGTCGACCCGGCGACGCTGCTGCTCACAGGGCTGACCAGGGACGGCGTCTACCTCGTGGAGAACGGCGAGGTGGTGGGCGAGGTGAACAACTTCCGGTTCAACGAGTCGCCGGTCGGGCTGCTCGGCCGGGCCACCGAGGCGGGCCGCACGGAGAAGACGCTGCCGCGCGAATGGGGCGACTACTTCACCCGGGCCGCGATGCCCGCGCTGCGCGTCCCGGATTTCAATATGAGT